One Euphorbia lathyris chromosome 1, ddEupLath1.1, whole genome shotgun sequence DNA segment encodes these proteins:
- the LOC136206686 gene encoding LRR receptor-like serine/threonine-protein kinase GSO1: MGGFVLAAFFALLVLFYSPVLITCQSHDLSLLLQVKKAFVNDPDNVLHDWNQSNKNFCTWGGVTCGFDSVGSVVHVVSLNLSGSSLSGSISPFLGRFSDLIHLDLSSNSLTGPIPTTLSNLSSLESLLLFSNQLTGSIPTQLGSLTSLRVMRIGDNGLSGPIPASLGNLVNLVTLGLASCNLTGPIPSQLGQLTQLQNLIMQENQLEGPIPAEIGNCANLTVFTVALNNLNGSIPGELGRLQNLQILNLASNSLSGEIPSQLGEMSQLMYLNLLGNHLEGPIPKSLANLGNLQNLDLSMNKLNGGIPEELGSMNQLLYLVLSNNNLSGTIPERLCSNATNLESLVLSATQISGPIPKELRQCQSLQQLDLSNNTLNGSIPVEIFDLHQLTLLYLHNNSLVGSISPSIANLSNLKEVALYHNNLKGNLPKEIGMLSYLEVLYLYDNQLSGDIPVEIGNCTSLQMADFFGNSFTGEIPITVGRLKGLNLLHLRQNKLVGGIPSSLGNCHQLIILDLADNDLSGGIPATFGFLQALQQLMLYNNSLQGNIPLSLTNLKNLTRINLSKNRFNGSIAPLCSSTSFLSFDVTDNAFGNQIPPQLGNSPSLERLRLGNNKFSGKIPWTLGKIPHLLLLDLSVNMLTGSIPEQLMFCNNLTHIDLNNNLLSGTIPPWLGRLPQLGELKLSSNQFNGSLPRELFNCVKLLVLSLDGNSITGNLPVEIGKVESLTVLNLNSNQLSGPIPQSLGNLSKLYQLQLSNNSFSGEIPAELGQLQNLQSMLDLSMNNLTGEIPTSIGVLSKLEALDLSHNHLEGEIPPQVAKMSSLGKLNLSFNNLEGKLGKQFAHWPPEAFEGNLNLCGNPLNKSPCKDSDSGNQRSGLSQSVVVVISALTTLAAIALLAFVVSLLLNHRRESSSEWSSIYSSRSSKAQRKPLFQNGVAKRDFRWEDIMKATNSLSDEFIIGSGGSGTIYKAELYNGETVAVKRIVWKDDFLLNKCFTREVTTLGTIRHRHLVKLLGYCTDRGAGSNLLIYEYMENGSVWDWLHEKPVNSKKKKSLDWEARLKIAVGLAQGVEYLHHDCVPTLIHRDIKSSNVLLDSNMEAHLGDFGLAKALVEDFDSNTDSNSLFAGSYGYIAPEYAYSFKASEKSDVYSMGIVLMELVSGRMPTDESFGVDMNMVKWVEKHIEMQGCGGEELIDPEMKPLVPSEECVALQVLEIALQCTKNTPQERPSSRQACDLLLHLFHNRMVDMDCQKRSADPYTHF, encoded by the exons ATGGGAGGTTTTGTTTTGGCTGCATTTTTTGCTCTACTTGTACTGTTTTATTCTCCTGTTCTTATTACGTGTCAAAGCCATGATCTTTCTCTTCTTTTGCAAGTGAAGAAAGCTTTTGTCAATGACCCAGATAATGTTTTGCATGATTGGAATCAGAGCAACAAAAATTTCTGTACTTGGGGAGGAGTCACTTGTGGGTTTGACTCGGTTGGTTCGGTTGTTCATGTGGTGAGTTTAAACCTATCTGGCTCATCATTATCTGGTTCTATATCACCGTTTTTGGGTCGTTTTAGTGACCTAATCCACCTTGATCTTTCTTCTAATTCTCTCACGGGTCCTATCCCAACTACCCTTTCAAATCTTTCTTCATTGGAATCTTTGCTTTTGTTCTCTAACCAACTCACCGGGTCTATACCAACTCAGCTCGGTTCTCTAACGAGTCTCCGTGTCATGAGAATCGGTGATAATGGACTCAGTGGGCCTATTCCTGCGTCCTTGGGTAATCTTGTCAACTTGGTTACTCTTGGTTTGGCCTCATGCAATCTTACAGGTCCAATACCTTCCCAACTCGGACAGTTAACTCAGCTTCAGAACTTGATTATGCAAGAGAACCAACTCGAAGGACCGATTCCTGCTGAGATAGGGAATTGTGCAAACCTCACTGTGTTCACTGTTGCTCTCAACAACCTAAATGGGTCAATCCCAGGAGAATTGGGTCGTTTACAAAATCTTCAAATTCTAAACTTGGCAAGCAATAGCCTCTCAGGTGAGATACCGAGTCAACTCGGTGAAATGAGTCAACTAATGTATCTGAATTTGTTGGGAAATCATCTTGAAGGTCCAATACCAAAGTCATTAGCCAACCTGGGTAATCTTCAGAATCTTGATTTGTCGATGAACAAACTGAATGGAGGAATTCCAGAAGAATTAGGCAGCATGAATCAGCTCTTGTACCTGGTTTTATCAAATAACAATCTTTCTGGCACAATTCCAGAAAGATTATGCTCAAATGCTACCAATTTAGAGAGCTTGGTTCTATCAGCAACTCAAATTTCAGGGCCAATTCCGAAGGAATTAAGGCAGTGTCAATCACTGCAACAGCTTGACTTGTCTAATAACACACTCAATGGATCAATACCAGTTGAAATCTTTGATCTTCATCAGCTGACTCTACTTTATCTTCACAATAACAGTTTGGTGGGTTCAATTTCACCTTCCATAGCGAATCTCAGCAACCTAAAAGAGGTTGCTTTGTATCACAACAACTTAAAGGGAAACCTGCCTAAAGAGATTGGGATGCTCTCATATCTTGAAGTGCTGTATCTGTACGACAATCAGCTGTCTGGAGACATTCCTGTGGAGATTGGGAATTGCACAAGCTTACAAATGGCTGATTTCTTTGGAAATAGTTTCACTGGAGAAATACCAATTACAGTTGGAAGATTAAAGGGATTGAATTTGCTTCATTTGAGGCAAAATAAACTTGTGGGTGGAATTCCCTCCAGTTTGGGCAACTGTCATCAACTGATTATTCTTGACTTGGCTGATAATGATCTCTCTGGTGGAATTCCTGCTACTTTTGGATTTCTTCAGGCTCTGCAACAGTTAATGCTTTATAACAATTCTCTTCAAGGTAATATCCCTCTTTCACTTACCAATTTGAAAAACCTGACCAGAATCAACCTCTCCAAAAATAGATTCAATGGTAGCATTGCTCCATTGTGTAGCTCcacttcctttctttcttttgatGTCACAGACAATGCATTTGGTAATCAGATTCCTCCACAGTTAGGAAATTCCCCTTCTCTTGAAAGGTTGAGATTAGGGAACAACAAATTCAGTGGCAAAATCCCATGGACACTGGGGAAAATTCCACACTTATTGTTGTTAGATCTTTCTGTGAATATGCTTACAGGTTCAATACCTGAACAGCTTATGTTTTGCAACAACTTGACTCATATCGATCTTAACAACAATCTTCTTTCCGGGACTATACCTCCATGGCTTGGAAGATTGCCACAATTAGGGGAGCTGAAGCTCTCCTCCAATCAATTTAATGGATCCCTTCCTAGAGAGCtattcaattgtgtcaagttGTTGGTACTTTCTCTTGATGGAAATTCAATTACTGGTAATCTTCCTGTTGAGATTGGAAAGGTGGAATCACTTACTGTTCTCAACCTCAACAGCAACCAATTATCAGGTCCAATTCCTCAGTCCCTTGGTAACCTGAGCAAGCTGTATCAACTTCAGCTGTCAAATAATAGCTTCAGTGGTGAAATACCAGCTGAGCTTGGACAGCTGCAGAATCTTCAAAGCATGTTGGACCTTAGCATGAATAATCTCACCGGTGAAATCCCGACTTCCATAGGAGTGCTGTCAAAACTAGAAGCTCTTGATTTGTCCCACAATCACCTTGAAGGAGAAATCCCTCCTCAAGTAGCGAAAATGAGCAGTCTAGGCAAGCTTAACCTCTCCTTCAACAATCTTGAAGGAAAATTGGGCAAACAATTTGCACATTGGCCACCTGAAGCATTTGAAGGCAACCTGAATCTGTGTGGAAATCCTCTTAATAAGAGTCCTTGCAAGGACTCTGATTCTGGCAATCAGCGCTCCGGTCTAAGTCAATCAGTTGTGGTGGTAATATCAGCATTGACAACATTAGCTGCAATTGCACTGCTAGCATTTGTAGTTTCTCTCTTGTTGAACCACAGGCGAGAATCATCGAGCGAATGGAGCAGCATATACTCTTCCAGGTCTTCAAAAGCTCAGCGCAAACCATTGTTCCAAAATGGTGTTGCCAAGAGAGATTTCAGGTGGGAGGATATAATGAAAGCTACGAACAGTTTGAGCGACGAATTCATTATCGGCTCAGGAGGATCAGGAACAATCTATAAAGCTGAATTGTACAATGGAGAAACAGTAGCAGTGAAGAGAATTGTGTGGAAAGATGATTTTCTTCTAAACAAATGCTTCACAAGAGAAGTGACGACACTTGGGACGATTAGGCATAGGCATCTGGTGAAGTTGCTGGGGTATTGTACAGACAGAGGAGCAGGTTCGAACCTGTTGATATACGAGTATATGGAGAATGGAAGCGTGTGGGATTGGCTGCACGAAAAGCCTGTAAAcagcaagaaaaagaaaagcctGGACTGGGAAGCCAGATTGAAAATAGCTGTGGGATTAGCTCAAGGAGTGGAGTATCTCCACCATGACTGTGTGCCAACTCTCATTCATAGAGATATCAAATCAAGCAATGTGCTGCTGGATTCCAATATGGAGGCGCATCTTGGTGATTTTGGTCTGGCAAAGGCATTGGTGGAAGATTTTGACTCGAACACAGATTCGAATTCGTTGTTTGCTGGGTCTTATGGCTACATTGCTCCAG AGTATGCATATTCGTTCAAGGCATCAGAGAAGAGCGATGTTTATAGCATGGGCATCGTGTTGATGGAACTCGTTAGTGGAAGAATGCCGACAGATGAATCATTTGGTGTTGATATGAATATGGTGAAATGGGTAGAGAAGCATATTGAAATGCAAGGATGTGGTGGTGAAGAGCTGATAGATCCTGAAATGAAGCCACTTGTACCAAGTGAAGAATGTGTTGCACTTCAAGTGCTTGAAATTGCACTGCAGTGTACTAAAAACACCCCACAGGAGAGACCCTCATCTCGTCAAGCTTGTGATCTCCTCCTACATTTGTTCCACAATAGGATGGTGGATATGGATTGTCAGAAGAGGAGTGCTGATCCTTACACCCATTTTTAG
- the LOC136206696 gene encoding uncharacterized protein, which translates to MALSATVIGALLGLGTQMYSNALRKLPYMRHPWEHAIGMGLGVVFVNQLVKWDAQLQRDLDIMLEKAKAANERRYFDEDE; encoded by the exons ATGGCGTTGAGTGCGACGGTAATCGGAGCATTGTTAGGACTGGGCACCCAGATGTACTCTAATGCCCTACGGAAACTCCCCTACATGCGCC ATCCATGGGAGCATGCGATTGGAATGGGATTAGGAGTAGTGTTTGTGAATCAGCTGGTGAAATGGGATGCTCAGCTCCAACGGGACCTCGATATAATGCTCGAGAAAGCCAAGGCTGCCAACGAGCGCCGCTACTTCG ATGAAGACGAATGA